A stretch of DNA from Desulfobulbaceae bacterium DB1:
CACCCGGACCAAGGGAAAGGAACAAACCTCTCCCCCCGCCCGTCTTCAACAAATCACTCATTAATGATCCTCGGACAAATGCCCTTTGAACAGACGCTCGCCCATCAGAAAACCCATGGCGCACAGTGACATGCCGCCGACAACCACCATGATTTCATGAAGGCTTGGGGTGTAGGCCCAGAGGTGGGGCTGACCGACTATACCCATCTCATGAAGCTGGGGGACAATCATGCCCACGACGACCAGGTCGAAACGCATGAAGAAGATGCCGATCACACTTGATACGGATGCAACAAAGAGGGCGGTAAGATTTTTGGCCCTTACCGCGAGAATGATGCAAAAGGGAATAACCATACCCATCATGACTTCAGCGATCCAGAAATTCACCGCATACGGACCGCTCAGGATTGCCTGCATAGCCTCATATTTTCCCGGGGGCTGACCGCTGACACCGGAGATAATTTTCCAGCAGGTGAAAAACATGATAACAGTCATCAACAAAGCGCCGAGTTTGGCGGTTGACTGCAGTGAAGACTCAAGAGCCGGGCTCATCTTCCAGCCATTGGCCTTATAACCGATCCAGTGGAAGAAAATAACCGCCGCACAACCGGACATCATTGCCGAGGTGATGAAATAAATGGGCATATAGGGTCCGTGCCAGAACTCGCGACCATTGAGCAGTCCGAATACGGCGCCGAGGTTACTGTGAGCCGCGACACCGGCAACAACGCCCATCAAACCCAGGTACCCGGCATATTTGTGCTTGCCGGCCTGCAGCAAGGCAAATTCAATCAGCATAAAGAAAAGATAGGCGCCGTAGAGGGTGCCCATCCACCAGATGTTGGAGGTCAGGTTCGGAGAAATAACGTTGTAGATGGCCATTCTCCAGGGATTCTCTATCTCGAAAGCAATTACGAGAAAACCGGCGATAATGGTGGTGATGGCCATAAAAACCGAACGCTTGGCAATCGGCTTGAACGCCTCGACATTAAAAACATGACCAATTGAAGAAACAAGACAAAGACCGGTTGAGGTGACGACAAAGAAAACGTAGGTGGCGATCAGCAGCCCCCACGGCACTTCACGGGTAACATTGTATGCATTGTGGTATCCCTGAAAAAAG
This window harbors:
- a CDS encoding polysulfide reductase; translation: MNNILAQVLPQEGEGLTVKSSSGYNAAVAVFGLLTLVGISFGVHAFFQGYHNAYNVTREVPWGLLIATYVFFVVTSTGLCLVSSIGHVFNVEAFKPIAKRSVFMAITTIIAGFLVIAFEIENPWRMAIYNVISPNLTSNIWWMGTLYGAYLFFMLIEFALLQAGKHKYAGYLGLMGVVAGVAAHSNLGAVFGLLNGREFWHGPYMPIYFITSAMMSGCAAVIFFHWIGYKANGWKMSPALESSLQSTAKLGALLMTVIMFFTCWKIISGVSGQPPGKYEAMQAILSGPYAVNFWIAEVMMGMVIPFCIILAVRAKNLTALFVASVSSVIGIFFMRFDLVVVGMIVPQLHEMGIVGQPHLWAYTPSLHEIMVVVGGMSLCAMGFLMGERLFKGHLSEDH